In Xiphophorus maculatus strain JP 163 A chromosome 17, X_maculatus-5.0-male, whole genome shotgun sequence, the genomic stretch gtatAGAGTTCATGCAGAAGTCTATATTTGCAGGTGTAgtcaaagtattttgtttttagagcaGTACTATGAAAGCAGGCtgaaaatgtcctttttgttGCGTAGAAAACTCACCTTAACGAAAAGTTGTGATATTGTTATAATTCTCAAGCCTAATTCTCTTAGTCTTCATCTTTAATATTACACCAAGAGACCAAAAActgtgtgcttttgtttttgtaaccaTATTCATTTTACAACGTGATGAccaaaaaatacatgaaataattGTGATTATGTTGCTAATCATTTAAAAGGTGGGGAGTACTCACACATTTTCCTGGATAGTGACAGTTGCAGGAGGCGGGGATGGATGCACCCCAGTCCTTGTACCCTTCAATGAGACCGCAGCATTCCAACTGGAACGGACACGAACCGGATTACGTTTGAACATAAAACGGAGCGACTTAATTAACAACTTGTGCAAAAGATTTTACAAGAAAGCAAAGTTTTAGCCAACTAGCAACTCGCTTTCTGGGATCTCTAAATGAAACAACACCCAGGCTTCTAACATCGGCATGTGAGGTtatattaaagttaaataacaACGTGAGTGAGTGGCTTTCCACCAGAGATGCAGTAAGTTCTTGTCACCACTGGGTGGCGatagcaaaattatttaaagttcaGCTACTCTGTTTTAGTGACGCTGCTGTTCCTTTAGGTTTGCCTTTAAAAAGAGAGACCGTCAATATCAGTaatctacatttaaaataactttctgtaaaaaacaaaaccagatgacattaattactaaaatatttctatttattataGTGACCTGAAAAAGTAAGCAGAATTTACAAGAATCCATTAGATTGATTTATCTTATATTAACTGTCTAAGTGGGTTGATAACTTTATTAAGAGTTTTCTTGAAAACTACTGATAAAGTTAGACTCATAATAAGAggtggaattttaaaaaaagtcagtctgtctaataaaagattaattcattataaatttttgaaacagatttttactgGAGGCCTCAATTCATGTGGAGCTAGTGTTCTTATTAGACCCAAGtttcacagaaatgttaaagaaaatataaaatgattattAAACTATAAATTCTCTGGCTTACTTCCTCTTGGATGTTATGTAGCAACGTCCTGTTGGCTTTGTTCGGCGCCGTGAGCGGCATCATGGCCAGCAGCTTGGCCTCCTCACGGACAACACGTTTCTGAAGACAGACAGAGCTCTGACGAAAATGCTTGCAAAGTATGCAAACACGTGGGATTTAAACGTCGTACCTCATAAACATCTTGGTAACTCAGTGCCGTTCGGATAATTATTGTTTGACTGGCCGCCGCCATCCCGGCTGCGTactgcacacagacacacaggccGTTGAATACAACAATTATTCCTTCACAaacagaaattcaaaaacacacaaggcgttttaaatttttttttttttttaccagaatcAAACACCATCTCTTCCCTTTGCAGGCCCCAAACACACCGAGCACAGACAGCAGCAGGCAGCCAACCTCGATCACATACATCATTGCTACAGAAATACTGGGAACCAtctgaagacaaaaataaaagtgcattTCAGTGTCTTGCAAAATGTTCATACTGCACAAATATATTTgcgttttgtcacattgcaacacTAAATGTCATTGTTTTCCAAGGAAAATGATGTATGGTTACAAATAGTTTTTACAAGTAAGTATTTTTGAACCTCATCTTTGGTTTACGGTCTTTGGTTGTCTTTGGAAATGGAACTTATGGCTTTTGATTAACCattgctttcttcttgccacacTTTCAAATTTTCACTCGGTAGaaagttaaaacatgttgaaagtTTACTACTTCCCTTTTAAACTTCCCTTTTCAGGTTAGTCTGTCAGGTTAAATCCCCTAGAGATGGAGTTTATTATGTAAATGTCTACTATTTTGATCTGAACAGGCGCAGTATTTATATAGCACGATGAAGCTTCATAACCTAGGTTTTGAAGACAACTCAACATCTTCCTCTCAAATAGTTATTCCAGTGggacaaaatagaaatattgcTTCCATTTTGCATTTGGATTTCATTAATAATTCCTCACCTGCCTTGTTAGCTTTTTTCAACCCTCAGAAAACGTATATTTGCTTAAAAGCTACATACTTACATATAATTTTAGCAAAAACATCAGAAGTATACCTTACCTTGCCAGTTTGTATGAGGTCCCTATGCCAAATAACAGTCATCCTCAACATGAAGAAACACAAAGCctagaaaaaacataaacatttatttatttttttaattacttttgctTTTAGATCATTTAAAGCAGGCTTAATTCAGGTTTCTGACATCTGAAATTACACATTACAGCTTATATTTTAAATCCTTCAAAGTTACGTTTCCTTGAACCCGCTGCTGTTCCTTCTTAAAGGAGCAGCGACGTATttagaacagaataaaaacagtaaaaacccAACCAATCAAAATATCGACCTGCTTGCATGTAACTCGTGTGACAAGCATTACCCCCTtcaaatgtataatttattaatataacaGTAGCATTTATGTCagacaaaaaacatgaatttatacattttaagaagACACCAAACAGGCCTGTTCGGGTCCATTCATAGCCGCTGGAATGCACTCACCATATGTACAGCGTTAGCGAAAATAAACGGCCTTTTCAGGCTCGTTTTATCCGCCACCACGACCACTGAGCTCTTCTGCATCCTCGCTGGTGACTCTTCCAGGCTTTAAAACGCCTCtcctccccccctttttttttttttttttacataagaagaaaacagaaagaagctTGCGGTGGAGACTGTAAGGGCATCTGTCGTCCGCATCCGCACAGGACGTCACTGCGATGTGCTGGATGCTGGCTCCGTGCTGCCTTCAGGTGGCGTCCGGAAAGTGTAGGAAATAATAGTGGTTATGAACAGCCCGGTTATTATAAAAGCGCATTAGCAAGGCTGTAACTAGGATTATAGCCATGTTAAGTAACTGAAATCtacttttaattgctttttaagCTTTAGATATGATTTAATCCTATAAAATATCatttatctga encodes the following:
- the LOC102231496 gene encoding tetraspanin-8-like, whose amino-acid sequence is MQKSSVVVVADKTSLKRPFIFANAVHMALCFFMLRMTVIWHRDLIQTGKMVPSISVAMMYVIEVGCLLLSVLGVFGACKGKRWCLILYAAGMAAASQTIIIRTALSYQDVYEKRVVREEAKLLAMMPLTAPNKANRTLLHNIQEELECCGLIEGYKDWGASIPASCNCHYPGKCVRLRGSATIGAPKNQYVYREPCLPIYLSELKLAFSLVMAIQFGSGVFWIILLAMSIKLMGQIKRKQEFIALLQSNRYVPGAF